The following are from one region of the Moritella sp. 24 genome:
- a CDS encoding DUF938 domain-containing protein produces the protein MTKCFSPSVERNKHVISEQLTVYFKQSQDVLEIGSGTGQHAIHFAHKMPHLNWHTSDMPENHASVKAWILESGSENITNPVKFTVGHDSWPDVNVDAVFTANTTHIMQPDEAQAMMEMVASHLPKGGVFCQYGPMIVNGDYTSDSNREFDDSLKQRGFGGIRDIEQLESWARGMTLVTKIPMPANNFLLVWKK, from the coding sequence ATGACAAAGTGTTTTAGTCCGTCTGTTGAACGAAATAAACATGTTATTAGCGAACAGCTTACGGTTTATTTTAAACAGAGTCAGGATGTTTTAGAAATTGGCTCGGGAACTGGGCAACATGCGATCCATTTCGCCCATAAAATGCCTCATCTAAACTGGCATACCAGCGATATGCCGGAAAACCATGCTAGCGTTAAGGCATGGATTTTAGAGTCTGGTTCAGAAAATATCACCAATCCAGTTAAGTTTACGGTCGGTCATGATTCCTGGCCTGATGTGAACGTCGATGCTGTCTTTACTGCAAACACGACCCATATTATGCAACCCGATGAAGCACAAGCAATGATGGAAATGGTGGCAAGTCACCTACCTAAAGGTGGTGTATTTTGTCAGTATGGCCCGATGATAGTGAATGGCGATTACACGAGTGATAGCAACCGAGAGTTCGATGATTCATTGAAGCAACGAGGTTTTGGCGGTATTCGTGATATTGAACAATTAGAATCATGGGCGAGGGGAATGACTCTGGTCACTAAAATACCGATGCCAGCAAATAATTTTTTACTGGTATGGAAGAAATAA
- a CDS encoding YkgJ family cysteine cluster protein: MENNRDIVKRLRGRIPSFECVKGCHDCCGPVTTSSEEMSRLPVKTDAEHEAALKEWNCVHLGPKGCTVYEERPLICRVFGTTAEMPCPNGRRPEVMIDLRTEYEIHDYIENTRQVLV, translated from the coding sequence ATGGAAAACAACCGAGATATAGTCAAGCGTTTACGTGGACGTATTCCGTCGTTTGAGTGTGTAAAGGGTTGCCACGATTGTTGCGGACCTGTCACGACCTCTTCAGAAGAAATGTCGCGCTTGCCAGTAAAAACTGATGCGGAACATGAGGCAGCATTAAAGGAATGGAATTGTGTACATCTAGGGCCTAAGGGCTGCACTGTATACGAGGAACGACCGCTGATATGCCGTGTGTTTGGTACAACGGCGGAGATGCCTTGCCCAAATGGCCGTCGTCCTGAAGTGATGATTGACTTGAGAACGGAGTATGAAATCCATGACTACATCGAGAACACACGACAAGTATTAGTGTGA
- a CDS encoding YnfA family protein encodes MFELKTIALFVITAIAEIVGCYLPYLWLKQDKSVLLLIPAALSLALFAWLLSLHPAAAGRVYAAYGGVYIFVAILWLWIVDGIKPSMWDIVGGSIALVGMAIIMFAPRST; translated from the coding sequence ATGTTCGAATTAAAAACAATCGCTCTTTTTGTGATTACAGCGATCGCTGAAATAGTTGGCTGTTATTTACCTTATCTTTGGCTTAAACAAGATAAAAGTGTCTTACTTCTCATTCCTGCTGCGTTAAGTTTGGCGTTGTTTGCATGGCTGTTATCTTTGCATCCTGCGGCTGCTGGACGTGTGTATGCCGCGTATGGTGGTGTATATATTTTTGTTGCCATATTATGGCTTTGGATCGTTGATGGTATAAAGCCTAGTATGTGGGATATTGTAGGTGGTTCAATTGCATTAGTTGGTATGGCTATTATTATGTTCGCGCCAAGAAGTACATAG